The Chitinophagales bacterium genome has a window encoding:
- a CDS encoding UMP kinase, which translates to MPPKYSRILLKLSGESLMGDSKYGIDPKMLEQYAQDIKAITDLGVQVAVVIGGGNIYRGMNEAETGIERAQGDYMGMLATLINGMALQASLERVGVITRLQSAIKMEQVAEPYIRRRAIRHLEKGRVVIFGAGTGNPYFTTDTAGSLRAIEIKADVILKGTRVDGIYSADPEKDSSATRYDKLSFNEVISKELKVMDMTAFTLCQENNLPIIVFDMNTPGNLANVVSGKAVGTLVS; encoded by the coding sequence ATGCCGCCAAAGTACAGCCGCATACTGCTGAAATTATCCGGAGAATCTTTAATGGGTGACAGTAAATACGGTATTGATCCTAAAATGCTGGAACAATACGCCCAGGACATCAAAGCGATAACTGATCTCGGTGTACAGGTGGCTGTAGTGATAGGCGGCGGTAACATCTACCGTGGTATGAATGAAGCGGAAACAGGCATAGAGCGCGCACAGGGCGACTATATGGGTATGCTGGCCACGCTGATCAATGGTATGGCACTACAAGCTTCGCTGGAAAGAGTAGGGGTTATCACCCGCCTGCAGAGCGCTATTAAAATGGAACAGGTAGCAGAGCCATACATCCGCAGGCGCGCCATCCGCCACCTTGAGAAAGGCCGTGTCGTGATATTCGGTGCCGGAACAGGCAACCCTTATTTTACTACAGATACTGCAGGCTCGCTCAGGGCTATAGAAATAAAAGCTGATGTGATACTGAAAGGTACACGCGTAGATGGTATTTATTCTGCCGACCCAGAAAAAGACAGCAGTGCTACCCGCTACGACAAACTTTCTTTCAACGAGGTCATCAGCAAAGAACTGAAGGTAATGGATATGACCGCCTTCACGCTTTGTCAGGAAAATAACCTGCCTATTATAGTATTTGATATGAATACTCCGGGCAACCTGGCCAATGTGGTAAGTGGTAAGGCCGTAGGTACGTTGGTAAGCTAA